The Streptomyces tubercidicus DNA segment GCCGTCACCCCCGGACTGCGCCAGGTGCTGCCGATGCGGCCGGCGGCACCGGACATCCGGGCCGGGCTGGACCGTGCGGCCGCCGCGCTGGTGCTGCGCGACCGTGCCATGGAGGTCTCCGGCGTCCAGTCCGTACGGGTGGCCGTCAGCCGCCGTAAGGCCACCGTCCGCGCCGTCTCGCACTTCCGCGAACTGGACGAGGTCCGCGCCGACCTCGACACCTCGCTCGGCGCGGGGCTGCGGCAGCTGGGCCTGGCCCACGCACTCCGCCTGACCGTGCACGTCCGGCGCCCGAAGAAGAGGTGAGCGAGCGATGCGCAGGGTCCGCGGCAGGGTCAACCGGGTGCTGCTCGGCCTGATCGGTGTGGTGCTGTTCGGCATGGGCGCCATGGTGCTGTTCGGCGGCCTCGGCCTGCCCGCGAAATGGCACCTCGGACTGCCCGCGGGCTGGCCCTGGTCCCGCCCGGACCAGGTGCTGCTCCCCACACGGCAGCGCACCCGATGGACGGACCAGGGCTGGTGGTGGCCCGTCGTCATCGCCGCGCTCGCCGTCTTCGTACTGCTGATGCTGTGGTGGCTGCTGACCCAGCTCCGGCGGCACCGGCTGAACGAGATCCTCGTCGACAGCGGCGACGGTGAGGGCGCCCAGCTGCGCGGCCGGGCGCTGGAGGCCGCCCTCACGGCCGAATCGGAGGCGCTGGCAGGCGTCGACGGGGCCGGTGTGCTGCTGACCGGCCGCCGGGGCGAACCGCATATCCGGGCCGTGCTGGCGCTCGCCCCGCACGCCGACCCGGGGACCGTCGTCCGGCGGCTGTCGGACGAGGCGGTGGCGCACGCCCGCCGCTCGGCCGGGCTCGACCGGCTGCCGGCCGAAGTCCGGCTGCGCGCGGTCAAGCACCGTCCCGAGCGGGTCACTTAGGGCCGTACGGCGGCGAGCCGCACCGGCACGCCCAGAGGGCCGCCCGCCCCGCCTCAGAACCCGTGCCGGGCCCCGCCGTCCACCGGCACCATCACCCCGTTGACGTAGGACGCGGCGGGCGACAGCAGGAAGGCCGCGGTCTTGCCGAACTCCTCCGGCGTTCCGTAGCGGCCCAGCGGGATCGCGGCGCAGTTGCGGGCGCGGGCGCCCTCGGGGTCGCCGGAGAGCGCGTCGAGCTGCGTCATCCGGTCGGTGCCGATCCGGCCGGGCAGCACACCGAGGACGCGGATGCCACGCGGCCCCAGTTCGTTGGCGAGCGACTTGGCGAAACCGGCGAGACCGGGGCGCAGCCCGTTGGAGATGGTCAGCCCGCCGATAGGCTCGTACACCGAGCCGGACAGCACAAAGGCGATCACCCCGCCCTCGGTCAGCTCGGCGGCGGCCGCGCGGGCCAGCCGTACCGCGCCGAGGAAGACCGACTCGAAGGCCGCCTGCCACTGGGCGTCGGTGTTGTCGGCGGCGGTGCCGGGCGCCGGGCCGCCCACGCTGATGAGCACCCCGTCCAGCCGGCCGAAGCGGTCCCGGGCCGCCGCCAGGAGGCGGTCGGGGGTGTCCGGGTCGGCGTTGTCGGCCGCCACTCCCAGGGCCCGTTCGCCGAGGGAGGCGGCCGCCGCGGCCGCGCTCTCCTCGGTGCGTCCGGTGATCACGACATGGGCGCCGTCGGCGACCAGTTCACGGGCGGTGGCGAAGCCGAGGCCGCGGGTCGCCCCGGTGACGAGGTATGTCCGGTCGGTGAGTCCTAGATCCATGGCCCCTAGTGTGCCGCCGCCCCGTCCTGGAGGCCGAAGGCGGTCCCCACCAGGCCGATGTGGCTGAAGGCTTGCGGGAAGTTGCCCAGCTGGCGCCGGGCGACCGGGTCGTACTCCTCGGAGAGCAGCCCCACGTCGTTGCGCAGCCCCAGCAGCCGTTCGAACATCTCCTGCGCCTCGTCCCGCCGGCCGCTCAGCTGTAGTGCGTCGACGAGCCAGAACGAGCAGGCCAGGAAGGTGGCCTCACCGCCCGGCAGCCCGTCTACCGAGATGCCCTCGGTGCTGTAACGGCGTACCAGACCGTCGTGCGACAGCTCCCGGCGCACCGTGTCGATGGTGCTGAGGACCCGGGGGTCGTCCGCGGGCAGAAAGCCGACCCGGGGGATCAGCAGGGTCGCGGCGTCCAGCTCCCTGGAGCCGTAGAACTGGGTGAAGGTGCCGCGGTCGGCGTCATAGCCGCGCTCGCACACCTCACGGCGGACCTCGTCGCGCATCGCCCGCCAGCGGTCGGTCTCCCCGCCGAACTTCGGGAACGCCTCGACCGCCCGTACCGCCCGGTCGGCCGCGACCCAGGCCATGACCTTGGAGTGCACGAAGTGCCGGCGCGGGCCGCGGATCTCCCACAGCCCCTCGTCGGGGTCGCGCCAGTTGGACTCCAGGTAGTCCACCAGCGCCCGCTGGATGCTCCAGGCGTGCTGCTCGGCCGGCAGCCCCGACGAGCGGGCGATATGGAAGGAGTCGAGCACCTCGCCGTAGACATCGAGCTGACGCTGTTCGACGGCGGCGTTGCCGATACGGACGGGCGCGGAGTCGCAGTACCCGGTCAGCCAGGGCAGCTCGGCCTCCGGCAGCCGCCGCTCACCGGCCAGCCCGTACATGATCTGCAGATCGTCGGGGGCGCCGGCCACCGCGCGCAGCAGCCAGTCCCGCCAGGCGCCGGCCTCGTCCAGATAGCCCGCGGACAGCAGGCAGTTCAGGGTGAGGCTGGCGTCACGCAGCCAGCAGTAGCGGTAGTCCCAGTTGCGTACGCCGCCCAGCTCCTCGGGCAGCGAGGTGGTGGGGGCCGCCACGATGCCGCCGGTGGGCGCGTAGGTGAGGGCCTTGAGGGTGATCAGCGAGCGGATCACGGCCTCGCGGTACGGCCCCTGGTAGCGGCAGCGCGCGGACCATGCCTGCCAGTCGTCCATGGCGTCCTGGAGCGCCGCGAACGGATCGATCTGAATCGGCCGGGGCTCATGGGAGGGGTGCCAGGTCAGTACGAACGCGGTGCGCTCGCCCGCCGCGACCGTGAGGTCCGAACGGGTGCTGAAGTCCTTGCCGTAGGTGGTGCTTTGGTCCGGGGTGCGCAGCCATACGGAGTCCGGACCGGCGATCGCCACCCGGCAGCCCTCGGTGGCGCGCACCCAGGGCACCACCCGCCCGTAGTCGAACCGCAGCCGCAGCACCCCGCGCATCTCGACGCTGCCGCTGAGGCCCTCGACGATCCGCACGACATCGGGCTGACGGTCGCGCTGCGGCATGAAGTCGGTGACCCGGACGCTGCCGGTGCGGGTCTCCCAGACGGTGTCGAGGATCAGCGAGTCGCCGCGGTAGGAGCGCTGGGCGCGGGCGTCGGGGTCCCGGGGCCCCAGGCTCCAGTGGCCGTTGTCCTTGCCGCCGAGGAGCGCGGCGAAGCAGGCGCCGGAATCGAAGCGCGGCAGGCACAGCCAGTCGATGGACCCGTCGCGGCCGACGAGTGCGGCGGTCTGCAGATCGCCGATGAGCGCATAGTCCTCGATGCGTGGGTGCACTCAGCGCCCCTTCCCGCCCGGAGGGTGCGCTACGCGGTGGTGACGGCTGTCCGGGCTACGGGTTGGCCGGGGCCGGCGTCGCGTCGTCGCCGGCTGCCTCAGTTTCCCCGGAACCGGCGGGTTCCGCAGTCCGCCCGCCGTCCCGCGCGGCTCCGGCGGCTTCCGTCTCCCTGGCCGCTTCGGCCTTCTCGGCCTTCTCGGCCTCCTCCGCCGCGGCCGTCGCCCGGTCGCGGCGCTCACGGCGTACCAGGACGATCCAGCCGACCGGTACCGCCGCGGCGAACAGCCACCACTGGATGGCGTAGGCCATGTGCGGGCCGATGGAGTCGTGGTCCGGCGCGGGGACCAGCTCCGGCGTATTGCCGGGCGGCTCCGGCGCGCTCTGCTCGATATAGCCGCCGAGCACCGGCCGGCCGACCCGCTTCGCCTGCTCCGCGCTGTTGATCAGCATGACCTGGCGGGCGGGCAGGCCCTTGGTGTCCTTGATGCCGCTCTCGGCGGTGGTCTCGTCGGCCATCATCCGGCCGGTGACGGTGACCTTGCCCCGGGGGGCGGCCGGGACGTCCGGGAACTTGGTGAGGTCGTTGCCGGCCGAGATCCAGCCGCGGTTGATCAGCACGGCCTGCCCGTTGCCGAGGACCAGCGGGGTCAGCACGTAGTAGCCGATGCTCTGCTCGTCGGCGGCGGTGCGCTGGCGGACCACGACCTCGTGGGCGGTGTCGTAGGTGCCGGTGGCGGTGACCCTGTGCCACATGTCGCGCCGGGGCAGGTCCCGGCCGGGGGCGGCCAGTGTGGTGACCGGAACCGGGGTGGCGGCAATGCTGCGCGCGATCAGCTGGTTCTGCGCCACCTTGTGCTCATGGCGGTGGAACTGCCAGTAACCCAGCTTGATCATGACGGGGATCAGCACAAGACCCAGGAGGGTGAGGATCACCCACTGCCGGGTCAACAGGAAGCGGTACACGGCCTTGACGGTACCCCTGGGGGGCCGGGGGCCTGAGCTGGGGGTCCCCTGGGGGCACCGTGCCGCGTTGGCCGGGGTAGGAGACCGGGGGTGGGCCGCCGGGGCCTGCC contains these protein-coding regions:
- a CDS encoding SURF1 family protein, which codes for MYRFLLTRQWVILTLLGLVLIPVMIKLGYWQFHRHEHKVAQNQLIARSIAATPVPVTTLAAPGRDLPRRDMWHRVTATGTYDTAHEVVVRQRTAADEQSIGYYVLTPLVLGNGQAVLINRGWISAGNDLTKFPDVPAAPRGKVTVTGRMMADETTAESGIKDTKGLPARQVMLINSAEQAKRVGRPVLGGYIEQSAPEPPGNTPELVPAPDHDSIGPHMAYAIQWWLFAAAVPVGWIVLVRRERRDRATAAAEEAEKAEKAEAARETEAAGAARDGGRTAEPAGSGETEAAGDDATPAPANP
- a CDS encoding glycoside hydrolase family 15 protein; protein product: MHPRIEDYALIGDLQTAALVGRDGSIDWLCLPRFDSGACFAALLGGKDNGHWSLGPRDPDARAQRSYRGDSLILDTVWETRTGSVRVTDFMPQRDRQPDVVRIVEGLSGSVEMRGVLRLRFDYGRVVPWVRATEGCRVAIAGPDSVWLRTPDQSTTYGKDFSTRSDLTVAAGERTAFVLTWHPSHEPRPIQIDPFAALQDAMDDWQAWSARCRYQGPYREAVIRSLITLKALTYAPTGGIVAAPTTSLPEELGGVRNWDYRYCWLRDASLTLNCLLSAGYLDEAGAWRDWLLRAVAGAPDDLQIMYGLAGERRLPEAELPWLTGYCDSAPVRIGNAAVEQRQLDVYGEVLDSFHIARSSGLPAEQHAWSIQRALVDYLESNWRDPDEGLWEIRGPRRHFVHSKVMAWVAADRAVRAVEAFPKFGGETDRWRAMRDEVRREVCERGYDADRGTFTQFYGSRELDAATLLIPRVGFLPADDPRVLSTIDTVRRELSHDGLVRRYSTEGISVDGLPGGEATFLACSFWLVDALQLSGRRDEAQEMFERLLGLRNDVGLLSEEYDPVARRQLGNFPQAFSHIGLVGTAFGLQDGAAAH
- the amaP gene encoding alkaline shock response membrane anchor protein AmaP, with amino-acid sequence MRRVRGRVNRVLLGLIGVVLFGMGAMVLFGGLGLPAKWHLGLPAGWPWSRPDQVLLPTRQRTRWTDQGWWWPVVIAALAVFVLLMLWWLLTQLRRHRLNEILVDSGDGEGAQLRGRALEAALTAESEALAGVDGAGVLLTGRRGEPHIRAVLALAPHADPGTVVRRLSDEAVAHARRSAGLDRLPAEVRLRAVKHRPERVT
- a CDS encoding SDR family oxidoreductase — translated: MDLGLTDRTYLVTGATRGLGFATARELVADGAHVVITGRTEESAAAAAASLGERALGVAADNADPDTPDRLLAAARDRFGRLDGVLISVGGPAPGTAADNTDAQWQAAFESVFLGAVRLARAAAAELTEGGVIAFVLSGSVYEPIGGLTISNGLRPGLAGFAKSLANELGPRGIRVLGVLPGRIGTDRMTQLDALSGDPEGARARNCAAIPLGRYGTPEEFGKTAAFLLSPAASYVNGVMVPVDGGARHGF